A window of Ruminiclostridium herbifermentans genomic DNA:
GAGAGAACTAGATGTAATGGATCAGACTATTTCGTTAGTGGAGACTCCTGGTAATTATGGAAAAACAAGAACCTTCCAGCATCTTGATCAGGCGAAGTAAGCTTAAGCGAGGTTTATACACTTGAAGACAATTTTGCATCCGACCGCCAAAATGCAAGGAATAATCCGGGAAATTATAAGAAAAGAAAATTTGTAAAAGCTCCGTTTGCAACAGACGTGGATTTGCAAAAATATAACTATCCTATAAAATCGGGATACTTTTACATACCCTATTCTGTATATGAAGCAAAAGTAAGGACAGTAAAATACATAAATGGAGAGTACACAGGAAAGACAAGCGAACATAGCAGAATTGTGGAAAATGTAAAAAATGCATTTGACGTACAGTTAGGAATACCGACAGTAGACTCATCAAGAAAAACAGTAACAAAGTTGCCTATATCCAAAACCGAAGACTATAAACTTATATCAAACGACGAATTAAAATATGACATCGGGCCAGGGAATATTAACAACTACAAGTATGCATCTGAAAGTACATTATTGAAAAATACGGACAAACTATTCAGAACAATCCTTGAGGGCTGGAGCTATTCAGGAACAGAAGACTCATGGGGAGGGATTGATGATATAGATGCATTTAAATACAGAGAATATGTCAAAGAAGCGAATATACATAAGGTTGTTGAAGAAACTACTATTACATTTATAGTGAACCCAAATCAAATACGCTATTACATAAATGTACAGGCTAAAAACAAAGACTATAAAATAAATGTGTCACTTGGAGAGTTTACAAATGGAAGACCCAATCCATTAACAGCAAAAGGACCTTCCTCATGGGACTCAATAACATTTACGGTAAAAGGTTCGGTGTATGATGACTTAAACAGCTAGAAAAGAAATAAAAGCAGATTCAGCTTGAAGTATTATTTATAATTTAAGAATTAAAACACAGCTTTCAGAATATCAGAATGGATAAGACTAGAGTACAACGGAACTAAAAACTCTATCTGCAAGAAGTATTTTGGTTAATCCGTTCAAGTATGGTTGCTATCTAAATGACTTGTTAGATTCCTACTGATTTTGTTGAAATATTACACTTATATAAAAATGACGAGGATGAGGATTCTTAAGTAAGATGAACGGAAAATTATATCTAGCGAACATAAACTGCATATAAGGTATAAGCGATGCAATTTTTAATTAAAAATTTCTAAAAAATATGTTGACATATAATATCTTCGATGGTATACTAGTTCAAGTCGGAGGGCAAATTACTTGTTTGAAGACACTGATTATTTGATATTCAGCATATGTGCTGGTGTAGCTCAGCAGGTAGAGCAGCTGACTTGTAATCAGCAGGTCGGGGGTTCGATTCCGTCCGCCAGCTCCATATGGAAGGGTTCCCGAGTGGCCAAAGGGGGCAGACTGTAAATCTGTTGCGTCTCGCTTCGATGGTTCGAATCCATCTCCTTCCACCAAAATAAAGCCTTGTACATTCGCGATTACGCTGTGTACAGGGCTTTTAATTTGTCTTTTAATTGTAATGTAATGAGTATATTATATTTATATTGATTATAAGTAATAAAGTCTAGCTTAGTTGAAGTATATTTATATTAATATCTAAAACTCCAACCTGGAAACCATTGAAGGATACTTGCATACCATCTAGGGACTATCATTCCAGAAAGAATTGGATAGAACATTACAAAGAGCAGTGCGACCGAAAGGAGATATAGATATACAACTCTTCTTGCACTTTTACCACCATACTCAGAGAATATTTTTATTAGATAAACCATAACAATTATTATAAAAGGTACAACAGAAAAATAGTGATATATAAAAGTCATTCTGCGTACAACCATCCAAGGAATATATTGAAACAGTGCTCCAAATAATGGAACCACCATAAATTTGTCCTTTCTCTTAATTGCCAATATAATTCCAGTAACTAGTGCAGGAATGCTAAACCACCATATGAGAGGATTCCCCATACATACGATGCTTGAGGTGAGATTTTCTGCTGCTAATGCTTTTGAGCCAAAGAACCAAAGTGGTTTTGCCATGATAGGCCAAGCCCACCATGGGGATGAATAGGAATGCTTTATATCAAGCTCATTGTGAAATGTATACATATGAACTTGATTATTAAAGAATTCCTTTATTCCGTTGTCGGGAACTAACATTATTGATGTATATGAGGCAAAGTAAATGATGCTCGGAATAACCAGAAAAAACAAAACACAAGCCATAGCGGTTCTAATAAAATATTTGCTCCAGAACTTACTAAATAGATCAGAAGAGAGCCCTGATTTTCTGTAAGCAACATAGCAGGCGGCATCATCAATTTTTGCAATAATAAATATTAGAAATATACCTACTGCAGCATACATTGCAATCCATTTAGTGGCAATTCCTATACCAAAGAAAAGACCACATAAAAATAGTGGTAAAAGTGATTTTTTATACCCCACTTTATAAGATCTCTTAACAAAATAGTCATATATATAATAGTACATCAAAATTACAAAGAAAGTTACGTAGACATCTATGGTTGAAATTCTTGTTTGTGCAAAATGCATAAAGTCAAACATCATTAAAAATGCGGTACAAAATGCATAAAATCTCTTTTTGAATATTTTCATACCAAAAAAATACATTAGCGGAATCATTGCTATTCCGAATAGAGTTCCAATAATTCTCCAGCCAAATGGATTAACTCCAAAAATTAACATACCAACCATAACAAAGTACTTTCCTAAAGGGGGATGTGTACGTTCAAATGGATTTATTCTATTTATAAAATCAAGTGCAGTTCTTGGATAGAATACCTCGTCAAAATATGTGCTTGTGCTATACAGGGTGTAGAAGTCTACTTTATCCTGCTCATCAAATAAATTTGATATATTGTAAGTTGTTCCATCAGGACTTTCAAATGGAATAACATTTGGATTATCATTAGAAGGTGATATGCTTTTTATAGCAAGAGGAGTAGTAGAATCTTTTTCAAATATAGCTATTTCATTAATTGTAGCACCTGGACTGTTTGGTATGATTTTTATTTTACTGGTTTCAAATTCTTTTGTAGATACTTTCCAAGAATAAAATCCAGTCTTGTCAAGGGTTTCGGATTCAATATATTTATTATAATCATTTAAGTAATTAATTTGAAATTTTGTTCCGTCATATTTTTCTATATTATAACCTTGATAAAGCATTATTTTTGATACTTTTACTTTTCGGCCTAAATCTATTATAATACCATCATTTTTAGCTGCGGGGGCCCAACCTGTTTCAGGAACACTAAAACTACCCAGATTGAAAATAGCGGGTATAGCATAAATCAAAGTCATCACAAGCATTATAATGAAATCTGTTTTTGTAAGCTTAAATAATGGCTTGCTTTCTCTTTGAACATCAAGTAAACCATATTCTG
This region includes:
- a CDS encoding phospholipid carrier-dependent glycosyltransferase; the protein is MKDNFVNAFNNIWNYISNIKMPGFATMMLIVLTLSLIIIGIWGFLRIRNIQIGNIVITEYGLLDVQRESKPLFKLTKTDFIIMLVMTLIYAIPAIFNLGSFSVPETGWAPAAKNDGIIIDLGRKVKVSKIMLYQGYNIEKYDGTKFQINYLNDYNKYIESETLDKTGFYSWKVSTKEFETSKIKIIPNSPGATINEIAIFEKDSTTPLAIKSISPSNDNPNVIPFESPDGTTYNISNLFDEQDKVDFYTLYSTSTYFDEVFYPRTALDFINRINPFERTHPPLGKYFVMVGMLIFGVNPFGWRIIGTLFGIAMIPLMYFFGMKIFKKRFYAFCTAFLMMFDFMHFAQTRISTIDVYVTFFVILMYYYIYDYFVKRSYKVGYKKSLLPLFLCGLFFGIGIATKWIAMYAAVGIFLIFIIAKIDDAACYVAYRKSGLSSDLFSKFWSKYFIRTAMACVLFFLVIPSIIYFASYTSIMLVPDNGIKEFFNNQVHMYTFHNELDIKHSYSSPWWAWPIMAKPLWFFGSKALAAENLTSSIVCMGNPLIWWFSIPALVTGIILAIKRKDKFMVVPLFGALFQYIPWMVVRRMTFIYHYFSVVPFIIIVMVYLIKIFSEYGGKSARRVVYLYLLSVALLFVMFYPILSGMIVPRWYASILQWFPGWSFRY